The nucleotide window gcctatgtgttcatccaaacgttttacatctgtgctatgcaatttcatcaagattcgttgagccgttcttgagataccttctaacaaacatccatccatctaaatattcgcatttataatattagtaagagtaatATGTGTATGAGGGAAATTAAACTCTGCTTATATGTAATGTGATTTTCAACAAAAACGGACGCCCTGAAACCCAAGTTTACAATAACTGTCTAGAAAACATAAGCTATTTGTATATCAACCACGAAATTGCTATCGATTTCCGCTGAATTGACTTTGGCTTTCTTATAGGACAAAGGCCCATTATACAAGTTTTGGCTTAGAGTAGCGAGCGACAGCtggtaaataaaagaaacaagacataatttataaaagtttaatatcgtcctaattaaatttatttaaatataattaaaacatttttaacacttCATcgtttatcattatttatagaACAAGTTCCCTTCTCCGCCCCAAAGTCGTCTTCCACCGTAACCAATAAGCTCCTGTCTCATTGCGTTGTATTTCTTAAAGAATAACTTCTTCAGAATCCTCTTGCGTCGTTTATCTTCTTTTAAACAAGATTCCAGTTTGTCCATGCATACGTCTTccctgtaaaattaaaaacaaattagtattTTCTAAGTTAGGTAAAAGTTTAAAGCAAACATCAACTgtcactcgcgactccgtccgtgcggaatttaaaaaaatagtagcctatgtgtccagattatgttctacatccatgccaaattttatcgagatccgttgagccgttcgaaaataccttctaacaaacatccatccatacatacagccatacaaactttataatattagtaagattaggtTTAGAAAAAGGACTAATTCTACCCATAACTTGCACTTCTGAAATAACtgtagaaaatttatttttgtctctgtttttcaaagacaatgagaGGGTTTGCTATATTTTTGTGTAGGCGTTTCGACAGTAGtatactattataatttattcctttatgtattaaaagcTGGTCACATTCatataatgtattattgtaaatatcttattaatttaaaatcttacttataattttgatccagtaataattttatcggTTCGGTCTTTGTATATTTATCGGGTAGTCGGGCACCTGGTGGCATTTTTGACAGCTCCTTCATTATACCCATAATTGTATTTTCCAGTTGTGCCAATTTCGGTACCATAAGTCTTTTTATTACctgtaataaaaagttaatatataaaaatattaattttaggatGTGCAACAACAATTAATGgacaataaattatgtttattcattaaaaataataataaacttttacctTTCCGCATTTGTTACCCGTTTTACAAGGAGTCCTAAATTTTCGTCCAAATTCCATAGTTGGTAAATTTTGAATCTGGGTTATAACATTAGTGAAAGTACCTATTGCTGTTTTTTCACCtgtggaatataaaaaaaaagttcaagtTCAATGCGCACATATATTTGTGAAATAACTCTTTAATTGCTGTAAGTAGATGGACTTAGAgatcagatttttttaaatcatgagCATACTTTTTTAAAGACTTACCCATTTTggatttctttgttttaccAAGTCGAGCTATGTCCGGTTTGTATTCatcaaaacttttacaaacagCAAACAAAGAAATCATTGtaaatgagaaaaatattctgaaatatatttcaggAATCATCTTTTGTACGTTTTAATTAGACCCCATCTACGGTTACAGTGGTTTTCTAAAGTTGTATATTTCTGTTCaaagtttacaaaacatttgtgTTGATTGACTAATAATCGTATTTGAGAATAGTACGGTCACGTGcgttaatgtttataaatttagtaaCACAACCCGACATCATGTAACTCTTGTAAATCATTAAGCTTAAAACTCCAAATAAAGAGGCCGTAATATCGTTCTACAAAATTAAGAACTCAACAAGTCTTCAGAAATCTCCAAGGAACGCCTCACTGGATTCATCTTTATCATATCGAAtgattaattcttttttatgtatttttaattatttgcaaaGCAAATTAACAACTAAGTAATGATATGTTCATGTCACGTCTTGCTGTCGGACTTGAAGTCGTTCCTTGGTCTCCCTATGTGACCAAttaaggatttaaaaaaaagcaagcGTATCGCTTGCTTTCTTTTAAAGTCTATCTAAGTTCTCGAAGTTATGAAAACTTTGAACCGAGCTTATATTTGCTACGGGACCTTAACAAATCAATTCCTACCTAAAAGCAACGTAGTTTTCGACTACACAACggtgatataataaatattacaaactcgTTGCACTTAAACTAACAACGACTAGATCGTGAGCcctattcaatattatatctcccagtagttatttattatagcgCTAAAAATCGCCGTAAGCTATTCCAAGTCAGTGCAACTAGCTGCGAAGCATAAGCAATTCAAATAACATCTTCGACATTTACCATTTACAATCGCGTAACATGAATCATTAGAACTACCCGAGAGCACGCAACATATACTATAAACTTATACTGAATGGTATAAACAATAATGGCACATTATACGACCAGAATAACTAGCGAACACTGGCCCGCAAGTCAGATTGCAATATGGGTGTCTTTTGTTTTagagataatatttaagtaaagaCTATTCATTTGTAACATACACGCCTTAATTTATACTTCACACCTCGctaaatatcaaaaatgtactagaaaaaaaaattactatgagGCTTTAGTCTACGTACTGAATAAAGATACCGAAAGTAAAAGTCATttatttcactaaaaattTAGGAGTATGAGAGCTTCAGATATATAACCATCGCGTTATACACAAGTTAAGTGGAGACATTAAATGACGTAGAGATCATTCTCcgctttttatttatgagaAGGGAGCGACAGCAACACCGATGtaatcatcgacgcccatcaagtctatgacacggtaataataataccgtgagtgagagagatacagttatacccaattcctgcgacgtgacaaagacagggataactatcttctgtccctttctgcgtaccaggctttggggtttgtttggaacaaaggttgtcccctacaaacaacctaggttgtccctaacaaagtttgacattcgtgctatttttcgaaaattgtgagtacttagtggctgtaattgtgcaaaaatattttgatattacagttttagtgagatcaagtgtataaaacatggtatactgctgtaatgttggttgtaaaagccgtagtcagcgaaaagagaaaaacataacctttcaatcgtaagtactgaaactacgcacctattcacatgtattcatacaaaataaggaagaaaatacaaactagttgttgtttacagtctttgtaataactaatatgttaaaatacgggtaaaatcagctaaaataaaatagtatttttcgaacattatgcgcccaaacgcagatgtcatttgtgtcaaataatatactgtagatctgggaaacaagcggccatattaaacttcttttcaaattggttggttattacccaaATAGGCATGCTCACTTCTTGAaagaccctaagtcgtactggtatTACGCAAGTTTGTGTCATTACTGGTCATTaccctaatttttttaacagatatGGCAACACTTAATATTGAGCCTTGTTCTTTggctcagatgaagaattatatagatacaagtctatgacacggtaataataataccgtgagtgagagagatacagttatacacaattcctgtgacgtgacaaagacagggataactatcttccgtccctttctgcgtaccagggtttgggctttgtttggaacaaaggttgtcccctacaaacaacctaggttgtccctaacgaagtttgacattcgtgctatttttcgaaaattgtgagtacttagtggctgtaattgtgcaaaaatattttgatattacagttttagtaaggtaaagtttataaaacatgatatactgctgtatcgtcggttgtaaaagccgtagtgagcgaaaagagaaaaacataacctttcactcgtaagtactgaaactacgcacttattcacatgtattcatacaaaataaggaagaaaatacaaactagttgttctttacagtctttgtaataactaatatgttaaaatacgggtaaaatcagctaaaataaaatagtatttttcgaacattatgcgcccaaacgcagatgtcatttgtgtcaaataatatactgtagatctgggaaacaagcggccatattaaacttcttttcaaattggttggttattacccgtaaaaataataccaccatcttgttgtaaaaattaccctgaatttaggggaaataaattatagtatgtataatgtatataaatgaaacaattcacattttttatactattttcaacagatttcaaaaggagtttttaattctggtatatgctgtgtttttaaatatttgatactttcttatcccgttgattttaaagagtatgctttttaatttgtcccatgtaaattttgtttcttagaaattacaatcaaaatagtttaatattaagtagttttacatgtagtgttcactgtaatgatatacagagtaatttaaaattatatgtctataatattggtatgttttttgtagctttttatgaagacttagggcttcgtgcatatcgaagaaaaataggacatcgtttgaatgctcgtctaatggacctaagactgaagagatgccgcgctttgttgaagcagtacgcgggaaaaaaatatcgggaaattctttttttggagtcactcaagacatccttgattaaggcagccgccgatattgacatggacctcgttcgtgctgtgatagacgactggccgagcagattgaaggcctgtattcaaaatcacggatgtcattttgaataaactttagtgtcataagaatctatgttttgttaagttcattttggtatataaatggtcacataatgaataaacttgtttcaattattttatattaaacatgta belongs to Papilio machaon chromosome 10, ilPapMach1.1, whole genome shotgun sequence and includes:
- the LOC106718180 gene encoding uncharacterized protein LOC106718180; its protein translation is MIPEIYFRIFFSFTMISLFAVCKSFDEYKPDIARLGKTKKSKMGEKTAIGTFTNVITQIQNLPTMEFGRKFRTPCKTGNKCGKVIKRLMVPKLAQLENTIMGIMKELSKMPPGARLPDKYTKTEPIKLLLDQNYKEDVCMDKLESCLKEDKRRKRILKKLFFKKYNAMRQELIGYGGRRLWGGEGNLFYK